In Aneurinibacillus migulanus, a single window of DNA contains:
- the rpsG gene encoding 30S ribosomal protein S7: MPRKGPVPRRDVLPDPIYNSKLVTRLINRMMIDGKRGVSQRILYDAFNLVQQRSGRDAMEVFEEAMKNIMPVLEVRARRVGGANYQVPVEVRPERRTTLGLRWLVEYSRKRGEKTMEERLAGEILDAANSTGAAVKKREDTHKMAEANKAFAHYRW, translated from the coding sequence ATGCCACGTAAAGGCCCAGTACCTCGTCGTGATGTATTACCTGACCCGATTTACAATAGCAAACTAGTAACTCGCCTGATCAATCGTATGATGATTGACGGTAAGCGCGGAGTTTCTCAGCGCATCCTGTATGATGCTTTCAACCTTGTTCAACAACGTTCTGGCCGTGATGCAATGGAAGTGTTTGAAGAAGCGATGAAAAACATCATGCCGGTTCTTGAAGTGCGCGCTCGTCGCGTAGGTGGTGCAAACTACCAGGTTCCGGTTGAAGTTCGTCCGGAACGCCGTACTACTCTTGGACTTCGTTGGTTGGTAGAGTACTCCCGCAAACGCGGTGAGAAAACAATGGAAGAACGTCTTGCAGGCGAAATCTTGGATGCTGCCAATAGCACTGGCGCAGCCGTGAAAAAGCGTGAAGACACACACAAAATGGCGGAAGCGAACAAAGCGTTTGCTCACTACCGCTGGTAG
- the rpsL gene encoding 30S ribosomal protein S12 produces the protein MPTINQLVRKGREKKVYKSKSPALGKGYNSMKKELTDTNSPQKRGVCTRVGTMTPKKPNSALRKYARVRLTNGIEVTAYIPGIGHNLQEHSVVLIRGGRVKDLPGVRYKIVRGALDTAGVQNRNQSRSKYGTKRPKAPKA, from the coding sequence ATGCCAACAATTAACCAGCTCGTGCGCAAAGGTCGCGAAAAGAAGGTTTATAAATCTAAATCTCCGGCTCTCGGAAAAGGCTACAACAGCATGAAGAAGGAGTTAACAGACACGAATTCCCCACAAAAACGTGGTGTATGTACTCGTGTAGGTACGATGACTCCGAAAAAACCGAACTCCGCGCTTCGTAAATACGCTCGTGTACGTTTGACAAACGGCATTGAGGTTACAGCGTATATCCCGGGTATCGGTCACAACCTGCAAGAACATAGTGTTGTTCTTATTCGTGGAGGCCGTGTTAAAGACTTGCCAGGTGTACGCTACAAAATTGTACGTGGTGCCCTGGATACAGCGGGTGTACAAAACCGCAATCAGTCCCGTTCTAAATACGGTACAAAACGTCCGAAAGCGCCGAAAGCATAA
- a CDS encoding 50S ribosomal protein L7ae-like protein: MSYEKVEQAKATVIGAKQTSRAIEFGKISEVVVARDADARLTGKVISLCQDKGLPVHYVDSMRRLGKACGIDVGAAVVGLKV; this comes from the coding sequence ATGTCTTATGAAAAAGTGGAGCAGGCTAAAGCAACTGTGATTGGTGCGAAGCAGACCTCGCGCGCCATTGAATTCGGAAAGATATCCGAAGTGGTTGTAGCCAGGGATGCGGATGCCCGATTAACCGGTAAGGTTATTTCACTCTGCCAAGATAAAGGTCTGCCAGTTCACTATGTTGATTCGATGCGCCGACTCGGTAAGGCATGCGGGATCGACGTAGGAGCTGCAGTGGTTGGTTTAAAAGTATAA
- the rpoC gene encoding DNA-directed RNA polymerase subunit beta', translating into MLDVNNFEYMKIGLASPDKIRSWSYGEVKKPETINYRTLKPEKEGLFCEKIFGPTKDWECHCGKYKRVRYKGVVCDRCGVEVTRAKVRRERMGHIELAAPVSHIWYFKGIPSRMGLVLDMSPRSLEEVIYFASYVVVDAGETPLEKKQLLSEKEYRNYREKYGASFTASMGAEAIKRLLAEIDLDKEVDYLKEELKSAQGQRRNRVIKRLEVLEAFRNSGNNPDWMVLDVLPVIPPELRPMVQLDGGRFATSDLNDLYRRVINRNNRLKRLLDLGAPDIIVQNEKRMLQEAVDALIDNGRRGRPVTGPGNRPLKSLSHMLKGKQGRFRQNLLGKRVDYSGRSVIVVGPHLKMYQCGLPKEMALELFKPFVMKELVSKGLAHNIKSAKRKVERVHPEVWDVLEDVIKEHPVLLNRAPTLHRLGIQAFEPTLVEGRAIRLHPLVCTAYNADFDGDQMAVHVPLSAEAQAEARILMLAAQNILNPKDGKPVVTPSQDMVLGTYYLTMENKAAKGEGHVFSNPNQAIAAYANGHITLHARIAIPPKSLNKTSFTPKQAEAPLMVTTVGKLIFNEIFPPELPFINEPTKANLQKNVPDTFFIFEKGTNVKEFLEQLPEQEAVKKGYLGTIISECFRRFGTTQTSVILDRIKANGFKYSTKAGITVAVADIKTPDEKQEILANADEQVQKVLQQYRRGLITENERYDRVISIWSKAKDDVTKVLMASLDKFNAINMMATSGARGNVSQITQLAGMRGLMANPSGRIIELPIKSNFREGLTVLEYFISTHGARKGLADTALRTADSGYLTRRLVDVAQDVIVREEDCGTDKGVKAGALRDGKEIIEDLYDRIAGRYSFQTVRHPETGEVIVGRNELIDENIADEIMAAGITEVNIRSVIGCRTQHGVCKKCYGRNLATGKKVDIGEAVGIIAAQSIGEPGTQLTMRTFHTGGVAGDDITQGLPRIQELFEARNPKGQAVITEIEGEVIDIREGKDRREVEIRGETENKVYQIPYGSRLKVSVGSRVDIGEELTEGSIDPKEMLKIRGMRGVQYYILQEVQKVYRMQGVEINDKHVEVMIRQMLRKVRVVDNGDTDLLPGSYVEIHEFEEANKKTLWEGKQPAVARPVLLGITKASLETDSFLSAASFQETTRVLTDAAIKGKVDRLLGLKENVIIGKLVPAGTGMNRYRNISLEHELMPAEEASGVVLPENQLEDVMLEK; encoded by the coding sequence TTGTTAGATGTGAATAATTTTGAGTATATGAAAATTGGCCTCGCATCACCCGATAAGATTCGTTCCTGGTCTTACGGTGAGGTCAAGAAACCGGAAACCATTAACTACCGGACATTAAAGCCGGAAAAAGAAGGCTTGTTCTGCGAGAAAATTTTCGGACCGACGAAGGACTGGGAATGCCATTGCGGAAAGTACAAGCGTGTTCGTTATAAAGGCGTAGTCTGCGATCGCTGTGGAGTTGAAGTTACTCGCGCGAAAGTACGCCGGGAGCGCATGGGGCACATTGAGTTGGCTGCCCCGGTCTCCCATATCTGGTATTTCAAAGGAATTCCAAGCCGTATGGGGCTTGTGCTTGACATGTCTCCGCGTTCTCTGGAAGAGGTTATCTACTTTGCATCGTACGTAGTCGTCGATGCAGGTGAGACGCCGCTGGAGAAAAAACAGCTACTATCCGAGAAGGAATATCGCAACTACCGCGAGAAGTACGGAGCCTCCTTCACGGCTTCCATGGGTGCGGAAGCAATTAAGCGTCTACTTGCGGAAATTGACCTGGATAAAGAAGTCGATTACTTGAAAGAGGAATTAAAATCGGCACAAGGGCAACGCCGCAATCGTGTAATCAAGCGCTTGGAAGTGCTGGAAGCATTCCGTAATTCAGGTAACAACCCGGATTGGATGGTGCTTGACGTACTACCGGTTATTCCGCCGGAACTTCGTCCGATGGTACAACTTGATGGTGGACGTTTCGCGACGTCCGACTTGAATGATTTGTATCGCCGTGTAATTAACCGGAACAATCGTCTTAAGCGTCTTCTGGATCTGGGTGCGCCGGATATCATCGTACAGAATGAAAAACGTATGTTGCAGGAAGCCGTAGATGCTCTTATCGACAACGGCCGCCGCGGCCGTCCGGTTACTGGGCCAGGAAACCGTCCATTGAAATCTCTTAGCCATATGCTGAAAGGTAAACAAGGACGCTTCCGTCAGAATTTGCTTGGTAAGCGTGTTGACTACTCTGGACGTTCTGTTATCGTTGTAGGTCCACACCTAAAAATGTACCAATGCGGTTTGCCGAAAGAGATGGCGCTTGAACTGTTTAAGCCTTTCGTAATGAAAGAACTTGTCAGCAAAGGGCTGGCTCATAATATTAAATCTGCAAAGCGTAAAGTGGAACGCGTTCATCCAGAAGTGTGGGATGTTTTAGAGGATGTCATTAAGGAACATCCGGTTCTTTTAAACCGTGCCCCTACACTGCATAGACTGGGAATTCAAGCGTTTGAACCGACGTTGGTTGAAGGACGCGCGATTCGCCTGCATCCGCTTGTATGTACAGCATACAATGCTGACTTTGACGGTGATCAGATGGCCGTGCACGTTCCGCTATCGGCAGAAGCACAAGCGGAAGCCCGCATCTTGATGCTGGCAGCGCAAAACATCTTGAACCCGAAAGATGGAAAGCCTGTCGTTACGCCTTCTCAGGACATGGTACTTGGTACGTATTATTTGACGATGGAGAACAAGGCAGCCAAAGGCGAGGGCCATGTATTCTCCAATCCGAATCAAGCGATCGCGGCGTATGCGAACGGACATATTACGCTTCATGCCCGTATTGCTATTCCGCCGAAGAGCTTGAACAAAACATCCTTTACGCCGAAGCAGGCGGAAGCTCCATTGATGGTGACAACAGTTGGGAAGCTCATTTTCAATGAAATTTTCCCGCCGGAACTGCCGTTTATCAATGAGCCGACGAAAGCAAATTTGCAGAAGAATGTTCCTGACACGTTCTTTATCTTTGAAAAAGGTACGAATGTAAAAGAATTCCTGGAACAACTTCCTGAGCAGGAAGCGGTGAAGAAGGGATATCTAGGTACAATCATCTCCGAGTGCTTCCGTCGTTTTGGTACGACGCAAACATCGGTTATTCTTGACCGGATTAAAGCGAACGGCTTTAAGTATTCGACCAAGGCGGGTATTACCGTTGCGGTTGCCGATATTAAAACGCCGGACGAAAAGCAAGAAATTCTTGCAAATGCTGACGAGCAAGTACAGAAAGTTCTACAGCAATATCGTCGTGGTTTGATCACGGAAAATGAGCGTTATGACCGGGTTATCAGCATCTGGAGTAAAGCGAAAGACGATGTAACTAAGGTTCTCATGGCTTCGCTTGATAAATTCAACGCTATTAATATGATGGCGACATCTGGTGCCCGTGGTAACGTATCGCAGATTACCCAGCTTGCTGGTATGCGTGGTTTGATGGCAAATCCGTCTGGACGTATCATTGAGCTTCCAATTAAATCTAACTTCCGTGAAGGTCTGACCGTATTGGAATACTTTATTTCCACGCATGGTGCGCGGAAAGGTCTGGCAGATACGGCCCTTCGTACTGCGGACTCTGGTTATCTTACTCGCCGTCTTGTTGACGTTGCGCAGGATGTTATCGTGCGTGAGGAAGATTGCGGTACAGATAAAGGCGTTAAGGCAGGGGCTTTGCGCGACGGAAAAGAAATCATTGAGGATCTGTACGATCGGATTGCTGGACGCTATTCCTTCCAGACAGTACGCCATCCAGAGACGGGTGAGGTCATCGTAGGTCGCAATGAGCTTATCGATGAGAACATTGCTGATGAAATCATGGCTGCCGGTATTACCGAAGTGAACATTCGCTCCGTTATCGGTTGCCGGACGCAGCATGGCGTATGTAAAAAATGTTACGGCCGCAATTTGGCGACTGGCAAGAAAGTTGATATTGGAGAAGCGGTTGGTATTATCGCTGCACAATCCATTGGAGAACCGGGTACACAGTTGACAATGCGTACGTTCCATACCGGTGGGGTTGCCGGGGACGATATCACACAAGGTCTACCGCGTATTCAGGAGCTGTTTGAAGCTCGGAATCCGAAAGGCCAGGCGGTTATCACTGAAATCGAAGGGGAAGTTATTGATATTCGCGAGGGTAAAGATCGTCGTGAAGTCGAGATTCGCGGTGAAACCGAGAACAAGGTATATCAAATCCCTTACGGCTCCCGCTTAAAAGTAAGCGTCGGCAGTAGAGTCGATATCGGTGAGGAATTGACCGAAGGTTCTATTGACCCGAAAGAAATGCTGAAAATCCGTGGTATGCGAGGCGTTCAATACTATATCCTGCAAGAAGTTCAAAAAGTATACCGCATGCAGGGTGTAGAAATTAACGATAAGCACGTGGAAGTTATGATCCGTCAGATGCTACGCAAGGTTCGCGTTGTGGATAACGGAGATACCGATCTTCTTCCGGGTTCTTATGTAGAAATTCACGAGTTCGAAGAAGCCAATAAGAAGACGCTGTGGGAAGGTAAACAGCCTGCCGTAGCTCGTCCGGTGCTGCTAGGTATTACTAAAGCATCGCTTGAAACGGATTCCTTCTTATCCGCGGCATCATTCCAGGAAACAACGCGTGTCCTGACGGATGCAGCGATCAAAGGAAAAGTTGACCGCTTGTTAGGCTTGAAAGAGAATGTTATCATAGGTAAGTTGGTGCCTGCAGGTACAGGTATGAACCGTTACCGCAATATTTCTTTAGAGCATGAACTTATGCCAGCTGAGGAAGCTTCCGGAGTTGTTCTTCCGGAAAATCAACTGGAAGATGTTATGCTTGAGAAATAA
- the rpoB gene encoding DNA-directed RNA polymerase subunit beta, giving the protein MAGHLIQCGRHRQRRSYARIKEVMELPNLIEIQQKSYQWFLDEGLREMFHDISPIQDFTGNLVLEFIDYSLGEPKYSVDESKERDVTFAAPLRVKVRLINKETGEVKEQEVFMGDFPLMTETGTFIINGAERVIVSQLVRSPSVYFSTKVDKNGKQAYAATVIPNRGAWLELETDAKDIIYVRIDRTRKIPVTVLLRALGFGTDVEILNLLGEDEYIRNTLEKDNTESTEKALIEIYERLRPGEPPTVENAKSLLISRFFDPKRYDLANVGRYKINKKLHIKNRLFNQRLAETLIDTETGEIIAEAGQMLDRRLLDRIMPYLEDNVGYVTVKPRGGVLEEDIRLQSINIFSPTEDGKVIKVTSNGVIDKKTKHITPADIISSINYFINLLHGIGTTDDIDHLGNRRLRSVGELLQNQFRIGLSRMERVVRERMSIQDANAITPQALINIRPVIAAIKEFFGSSQLSQFMDQTNPLAELTHKRRLSALGPGGLTRERAGFEVRDVHHSHYGRMCPIETPEGPNIGLINSLSSYARINEYGFIETPRRKIDPETNRVTMEIEYLTADEEDVYNIAQANAPLTEDGQFENEMVICRRKGEIVTVPRDKVDYMDVSPKQVVSVATAMIPFLENDDANRALMGANMQRQAVPLLVPEAPFIGTGMEHTAAKDSGVATVVRRPGVVERVTAREIWVRRQEEVDGRTIMGDIDKYKLHKFERSNQGTCINQRPIIKRGEVVKPGDIIADGPSTEKGELALGRNVVVAFMTWEGYNYEDAILLSEKLVKEDVYTSIHIEEYEAEARDTKLGPEEITRDIPNVGEDALRNLDERGIIRIGAEIKDGDILVGKVTPKGVTELTAEERLLHAIFGEKAREVRDTSLRVPHGGSGIVVDVKVFTRENGDELPPGVNQLVRVYIAQKRKISVGDKMAGRHGNKGVIARVLPEEDMPFLPDGTPVQVVLNPLGVPSRMNIGQALEVHLGMAAKSLGIHIATPVFDGATEDDVFDTLEEAGLSRTGKTLLYDGRTGEPFDRTVTVGVMYMIKLAHMVDDKIHARSTGPYSLVTQQPLGGKAQFGGQRFGEMEVWALEAYGAAYTLQEILTVKSDDVVGRVKTYESIVKGENVPEPGVPESFKVLIKELQSLGMDVKILSEDEQEIEMRDTDEDDDTSGEKLHLNISGTEE; this is encoded by the coding sequence TTGGCAGGTCATCTAATTCAGTGTGGACGTCATCGCCAGCGTCGCAGCTACGCGAGAATTAAAGAGGTAATGGAATTACCTAACCTGATTGAAATCCAACAGAAGTCATATCAGTGGTTCCTAGACGAGGGACTGCGTGAGATGTTCCATGATATTTCTCCGATTCAGGATTTCACAGGTAATCTTGTTCTTGAATTTATCGATTATAGTTTAGGGGAGCCTAAGTACTCTGTCGATGAATCAAAAGAACGAGATGTAACGTTTGCTGCCCCGCTGCGGGTGAAAGTTCGTCTCATCAACAAGGAAACGGGAGAAGTCAAGGAACAGGAAGTATTCATGGGTGATTTCCCGCTTATGACAGAGACGGGTACTTTCATTATCAATGGAGCTGAGAGGGTTATTGTCAGTCAGCTTGTTCGTTCTCCTAGCGTTTATTTCAGCACAAAAGTAGATAAGAATGGTAAGCAAGCTTATGCGGCAACCGTGATTCCAAACCGAGGCGCATGGCTTGAACTTGAAACCGACGCGAAGGATATTATCTATGTTCGTATCGACCGTACAAGGAAGATCCCCGTTACGGTTCTTTTGCGTGCATTAGGATTTGGCACCGATGTAGAGATTCTTAATTTGCTCGGTGAAGATGAATACATCAGAAATACGTTAGAAAAAGACAACACAGAATCAACTGAAAAAGCACTTATCGAAATCTATGAAAGACTACGTCCAGGTGAGCCACCAACGGTTGAGAATGCAAAAAGCTTGCTAATCTCTCGCTTCTTCGATCCGAAGCGTTATGATCTGGCAAATGTAGGACGTTACAAGATTAATAAGAAGCTTCATATTAAGAATAGATTATTCAATCAGCGCCTTGCTGAAACGTTAATTGATACAGAGACAGGTGAGATTATTGCAGAAGCAGGTCAAATGCTTGATCGCCGCCTGCTCGACCGCATCATGCCATACCTCGAAGACAACGTTGGTTATGTAACCGTAAAACCTCGTGGTGGCGTGCTAGAAGAAGATATTCGTCTGCAGTCTATTAATATTTTCTCGCCGACGGAAGACGGAAAAGTAATTAAAGTTACGTCAAACGGTGTAATTGACAAGAAAACAAAACATATTACGCCGGCTGATATTATCTCTTCTATCAACTATTTCATTAATCTGTTGCACGGTATCGGTACGACGGATGATATTGACCATCTGGGTAACCGCCGTCTACGTTCTGTAGGTGAATTGCTTCAGAACCAATTCCGTATTGGTCTGTCTCGTATGGAGCGCGTAGTGCGCGAGCGTATGTCCATCCAGGATGCAAATGCAATTACGCCACAAGCTCTTATTAATATTCGTCCGGTTATTGCGGCGATTAAAGAGTTCTTTGGTAGCTCCCAATTATCTCAGTTTATGGATCAGACGAATCCATTGGCAGAACTTACACATAAGCGTCGTCTGTCTGCGCTTGGACCAGGGGGCTTGACTCGTGAACGTGCCGGTTTCGAAGTGCGTGACGTTCACCATTCTCACTATGGTCGCATGTGCCCGATTGAGACGCCGGAGGGGCCGAACATCGGTCTGATTAACTCATTGTCCTCTTATGCACGTATTAATGAATACGGCTTTATCGAAACGCCGCGTCGTAAAATCGATCCGGAAACGAACCGCGTAACGATGGAGATCGAATACCTGACTGCGGACGAAGAGGACGTATACAACATAGCACAGGCTAATGCACCTCTAACGGAAGATGGCCAGTTCGAGAACGAGATGGTTATCTGCCGTCGCAAAGGTGAAATCGTTACTGTGCCACGCGATAAAGTTGACTATATGGACGTATCGCCGAAACAGGTCGTGTCTGTTGCGACTGCAATGATTCCGTTCTTGGAGAACGATGACGCCAACCGTGCCTTGATGGGGGCGAACATGCAGCGTCAGGCTGTACCTTTGCTTGTGCCAGAAGCTCCGTTCATCGGTACTGGTATGGAGCATACAGCTGCCAAAGACTCCGGAGTAGCTACGGTTGTGCGTCGTCCAGGTGTCGTCGAGCGTGTAACTGCCCGCGAGATCTGGGTGCGCCGTCAAGAGGAAGTAGACGGCCGCACGATTATGGGTGATATCGACAAATACAAGCTGCATAAATTCGAACGTTCCAACCAGGGAACATGCATTAACCAGCGTCCGATTATCAAGCGAGGCGAAGTGGTGAAACCAGGAGATATTATCGCTGATGGTCCTTCAACGGAAAAAGGCGAACTTGCTCTTGGCCGCAACGTTGTCGTCGCATTTATGACCTGGGAAGGTTATAACTACGAGGATGCTATTCTACTAAGTGAAAAGCTCGTAAAAGAAGATGTGTATACGTCGATTCATATCGAAGAATACGAAGCGGAAGCCCGTGACACGAAACTCGGTCCAGAAGAGATTACACGCGACATCCCGAACGTTGGGGAAGACGCGTTGCGTAACCTTGATGAGCGCGGTATTATCCGCATCGGTGCTGAGATTAAGGACGGCGATATTCTAGTAGGTAAGGTCACGCCAAAAGGGGTAACCGAACTGACTGCGGAAGAGCGTCTGCTGCACGCCATCTTTGGTGAGAAAGCGCGTGAGGTGCGTGATACGTCCCTGCGCGTACCACATGGTGGATCCGGTATCGTTGTTGATGTGAAAGTCTTTACTCGTGAGAATGGCGATGAACTTCCGCCGGGTGTAAATCAGCTCGTGCGCGTATATATTGCACAAAAACGTAAAATCTCCGTAGGGGATAAAATGGCCGGACGTCATGGTAACAAAGGGGTTATTGCTCGTGTTCTTCCAGAAGAGGATATGCCTTTCTTGCCAGATGGCACGCCTGTCCAGGTTGTATTGAATCCGCTAGGCGTACCGTCCCGTATGAACATCGGTCAGGCTCTCGAAGTGCATCTAGGTATGGCAGCCAAATCACTTGGCATTCATATCGCCACGCCAGTATTCGATGGAGCAACAGAAGATGATGTATTCGATACGCTTGAAGAAGCAGGTCTAAGCCGTACAGGTAAGACACTTCTGTATGATGGACGTACGGGTGAACCGTTTGACCGTACAGTAACCGTAGGCGTCATGTACATGATTAAACTGGCGCACATGGTAGATGACAAAATCCACGCCCGCTCTACAGGGCCGTACTCTCTCGTTACCCAGCAACCGCTTGGCGGTAAAGCCCAGTTCGGTGGTCAGCGCTTCGGGGAGATGGAGGTATGGGCGCTTGAAGCATACGGCGCGGCTTATACACTCCAGGAAATTCTTACTGTCAAGTCGGATGACGTCGTAGGTCGTGTGAAGACATACGAGTCCATTGTTAAAGGAGAAAATGTACCGGAACCTGGTGTACCGGAGTCCTTTAAAGTATTGATTAAAGAGCTGCAAAGTTTAGGTATGGATGTAAAAATCCTCTCTGAAGACGAGCAAGAAATTGAGATGCGGGATACGGATGAAGACGATGATACATCTGGAGAGAAGTTGCACCTGAACATCAGCGGCACCGAAGAGTAA
- a CDS encoding class I SAM-dependent methyltransferase, with product MEHYYTNQPGADSMEQTFTFDLRGREFRFITDRGVFSKNRIDFGSVLLIEMMEIEDGMDVLDVGCGYGPIGMTAASLTPSGRVMMLDINERAVSLANRNLAANGISNAQVIVSDRFSSVPPERKFDVILTNPPIRAGKQVVHGIFEDALNFLAPGGSLWVVIQKKQGAPSALIKLQELYSEVREVAKKKGYSIFQATKS from the coding sequence ATGGAACATTACTATACGAATCAACCCGGAGCCGACAGCATGGAACAGACTTTTACGTTCGATTTGCGTGGCAGAGAGTTTCGTTTTATTACCGATCGCGGTGTTTTCTCGAAAAATCGCATTGATTTCGGCAGCGTGCTCTTAATCGAGATGATGGAAATCGAAGACGGGATGGACGTTCTCGATGTGGGCTGCGGGTATGGTCCGATTGGAATGACCGCCGCATCGCTTACACCGTCCGGTCGTGTAATGATGTTGGACATAAATGAAAGAGCTGTGTCGCTTGCAAATCGAAATCTCGCCGCAAATGGGATTTCGAATGCACAGGTAATTGTCAGTGACCGCTTTTCTTCTGTTCCTCCTGAACGGAAGTTTGATGTCATTCTGACCAATCCACCGATCCGAGCTGGAAAGCAAGTTGTTCATGGTATTTTCGAAGATGCGTTGAACTTTCTTGCACCTGGTGGAAGTCTATGGGTTGTAATTCAAAAGAAGCAGGGGGCGCCTTCCGCGCTTATAAAACTGCAAGAGTTATATTCTGAAGTACGGGAAGTCGCAAAAAAGAAGGGTTATTCCATCTTTCAGGCAACAAAATCTTGA
- the rplL gene encoding 50S ribosomal protein L7/L12, with amino-acid sequence MSKEQIIEAIKEMSVLELNDLVKAIEEEFGVTAAAPVAVMGGAAGGAAEAEQSEFTVVLASAGASKINVIKVVREITGLGLKEAKAMVDGAPANVKEGVAKEEAEQIKAKLEEAGASVELK; translated from the coding sequence ATGAGTAAAGAACAAATCATTGAAGCGATTAAAGAAATGTCCGTTCTTGAACTGAACGATCTTGTTAAAGCAATCGAAGAAGAATTCGGTGTAACTGCAGCTGCTCCAGTAGCAGTTATGGGTGGCGCTGCTGGCGGTGCTGCTGAAGCTGAACAAAGTGAATTCACAGTTGTTCTGGCAAGCGCTGGTGCTTCCAAAATCAACGTTATCAAAGTTGTTCGCGAAATCACAGGTCTTGGCCTGAAAGAAGCGAAAGCTATGGTTGATGGCGCTCCTGCTAACGTTAAAGAAGGCGTTGCTAAAGAAGAAGCTGAGCAAATCAAAGCTAAGCTTGAAGAAGCTGGCGCATCTGTTGAACTTAAGTAG
- the rplJ gene encoding 50S ribosomal protein L10 produces MSVREEKVQIVNEIVEKLQNSKGTVVTDYRGLNVAQVTELRKKCREAGVEFKVYKNTMTRRATAEAGLSELDAALTGPTAIAFSSEDEIAAAKVLSDFAKANEALEIKGGVMEGKVLSVDEVKAIASLPNREGLLSMLLSVLQAPIRNFALAVKAVGDQKEGQEA; encoded by the coding sequence ATGTCCGTACGTGAAGAGAAAGTTCAAATCGTTAACGAAATCGTTGAAAAACTTCAAAACAGCAAAGGCACAGTCGTAACTGACTATCGTGGTCTGAACGTAGCTCAAGTAACTGAACTGCGTAAAAAGTGTCGCGAAGCAGGCGTAGAGTTCAAAGTGTACAAAAACACGATGACTCGTCGTGCGACTGCCGAAGCTGGTCTGAGCGAACTGGATGCAGCTTTGACTGGTCCTACAGCCATCGCATTCAGCAGCGAAGACGAAATCGCTGCAGCGAAAGTTCTCTCTGATTTCGCAAAAGCAAACGAAGCTCTTGAAATCAAGGGTGGCGTAATGGAAGGTAAAGTGCTTTCCGTTGACGAAGTGAAGGCAATCGCTAGCCTGCCGAACCGCGAAGGTCTGCTCTCTATGTTGCTTAGCGTGCTTCAAGCACCTATACGCAACTTCGCGCTTGCTGTTAAAGCTGTCGGTGACCAAAAAGAAGGCCAAGAAGCCTAA
- the rplA gene encoding 50S ribosomal protein L1, translating to MAKKGKNYLEATKLIDRNVAYEISEALELVKKASKAKFDETVEVAFRLGVDPRKNDQQIRGAVVLPHGTGKTQRVLVFAKGEKAKEAEAAGADYVGDEEFVNKIQQGWFEFDVVVATPDMMGTVGKLGRVLGPKGLMPNPKTGTVTFEVEKAVKEIKAGKIEYRTDKAGNIHAPIGKVSFELDKLADNLSTLIDTLQKAKPAAAKGTYMKNITVSSTMGPGVKVSVPTK from the coding sequence GTGGCGAAAAAGGGTAAAAACTACTTAGAAGCTACAAAGCTGATCGATCGTAATGTTGCTTATGAAATCAGCGAAGCTCTCGAACTCGTAAAAAAAGCTTCGAAAGCTAAATTTGATGAAACTGTAGAAGTAGCATTCCGCCTTGGTGTTGATCCGCGTAAAAACGATCAACAAATCCGCGGAGCTGTCGTACTTCCGCACGGAACAGGTAAAACTCAGCGTGTGCTTGTATTTGCTAAAGGCGAAAAAGCAAAAGAAGCTGAAGCTGCAGGCGCAGATTATGTAGGTGACGAAGAGTTCGTAAACAAAATCCAACAAGGTTGGTTTGAGTTTGACGTAGTTGTTGCGACACCGGACATGATGGGTACTGTAGGTAAACTTGGTCGTGTGCTTGGACCAAAAGGCTTAATGCCAAATCCGAAAACTGGTACAGTAACATTCGAAGTTGAGAAAGCAGTAAAAGAAATTAAAGCAGGTAAGATCGAATACCGTACTGATAAAGCGGGTAACATTCACGCTCCAATCGGAAAAGTATCTTTCGAACTGGATAAGCTTGCTGACAACTTGAGCACGCTTATCGACACTCTGCAAAAGGCGAAGCCGGCTGCTGCAAAAGGAACATACATGAAAAACATTACTGTAAGCTCTACAATGGGCCCAGGAGTAAAAGTTTCTGTTCCTACAAAATAA